A segment of the Entomomonas moraniae genome:
GATATATTATTATAAATAATGCTTTAGTCTATATTGATGTATTTTTGATGTAACAGTATCATTTAAAAGCTTTGTGGAATTTGTTACAAAGCATTTATCATCAATTATGGAGATTTACGATGAAAAAAACTATTATTGCTGCTGCAATTGCAGTATGTGGAGTTATGTCAGTTCCTGCGCAAGCTCAACAAGTAGATTTATCTAATCAACCTTGGCATCTTGTTGGAATGACTTTAGCACCTACAGGACATATATTTAACCCTCTAATGAAGATTTGCTATTGGAAAAGAGGTATTTATTCAGCAGGTGTTTTCACTTCTGAAACAACAGTTACTTATGGTCCTTTAATCGGTTACTGTCCAGCTCCAACTAACGGACCTAGCATAAACTAATAGCTAGAGAGTTATCTTTGCCGTATTGCTTAGGATAAGATGTATTGGCAATAAAGATGGCTCTAAATTTTTAGAAAAGATTTTTATTGTTTTGTAAAAAATGTATTATTTACAAAATGAACCAGTGTTATAAATACAGGGAAATTTAGTGAAAAAAGGAATAAAATTAATCTTTTTCCTCTTATTATTGTTTGTACTGGTTTACTGGTGTTATTTTGCTTTTTTTTCTGTAAGTTATCAGACATTCTATATTTCAGAGCCTGTTCGTTTTGGTAATATAAAAAGAACAGTTAATGCCTCTGGTGAGATTGGTGCAGCACAGTTGGTGACGGTGGGTGCTCAAGTCTCTGGTCAAATCACAAAGTTATATGTCAAATTAGGTCAGCATGTCAAAAAAGGCGATAAAATTGCAGACATTGACTCCGTTCCTCAAATAAATGCACTTAATATAAGTAAGGCAAAGTTAGAAACTTATAAGGCGCAGTTGGTTTCAAAAGAAGTGTCTTTGCACGTGGCAAGAAAAAAATATATTAGAGAGAGAAACTTAAGAAAATATAATGCCACATCAATTGAAAACTTTGAAACAGCAGAAGATACTTTAGCGACTGCCCAAGCAAGTGTTTCTGATATGAAGTCGCAGATTATTCAAACAGAAATAGAAGTGAATAATGCTGAAACAGATTTGAGTTACACTAAAATTATTGCACCGCTAGATGGAACAGTTGTTTCGACCCCCATTGAGGCAGGGCAAACAGTTAACTCAAATCAAACAACACCGACGATTGTAAAGATTGCTGATTTATCAAAAATGGAAATAAAAATGCAGATTTCCGAGGGTGATATAACAAAAATAAAGCCCGATATGGATGTCAGTTACTATATCCTATCAGAGCCACAAGTGGTTTATCATGCTAAATTGCAGAGTATTGATCCTGGGCTTTTGTCACTTACTAAGGGTGACTATAATGGAACAGGTGACACAAGTTCGGCTGTTTATTATTACGCAAATTTAATTGTACCCAATAAAAATAACAAATTTCGTATTGGAATGACGACTCAAAATACCATTACCATTGCTAGTGCCGATAATGTTTTAATTGTGCCTAAGGTTGCGTTAAAAGAAGGATTCGATGGTGTTTATGTTGATGTATTAAATACCGATGGTTTAACGGTAACCCCTAAAAAGATAACCATAGGACTAACAGATAATATTAATGCAGAAGTTCTGTCTGGTCTACAAGAGGGGGAGCGTGTTGTGACGATGATGATGGCTCCTCCTACAATGCAAACCAATGCTTTGCCTGAGTAGTTGAGATTAACGCCATGCCGATGATAGAGGTGTCTAATCTAACCAAATATTTTGGGGAGGCGGCTAATCGCGT
Coding sequences within it:
- a CDS encoding efflux RND transporter periplasmic adaptor subunit: MKKGIKLIFFLLLLFVLVYWCYFAFFSVSYQTFYISEPVRFGNIKRTVNASGEIGAAQLVTVGAQVSGQITKLYVKLGQHVKKGDKIADIDSVPQINALNISKAKLETYKAQLVSKEVSLHVARKKYIRERNLRKYNATSIENFETAEDTLATAQASVSDMKSQIIQTEIEVNNAETDLSYTKIIAPLDGTVVSTPIEAGQTVNSNQTTPTIVKIADLSKMEIKMQISEGDITKIKPDMDVSYYILSEPQVVYHAKLQSIDPGLLSLTKGDYNGTGDTSSAVYYYANLIVPNKNNKFRIGMTTQNTITIASADNVLIVPKVALKEGFDGVYVDVLNTDGLTVTPKKITIGLTDNINAEVLSGLQEGERVVTMMMAPPTMQTNALPE